The Antedon mediterranea chromosome 7, ecAntMedi1.1, whole genome shotgun sequence genome has a segment encoding these proteins:
- the LOC140055548 gene encoding organic cation transporter protein-like, with protein MHYDELFKYLGRYNRYLWMSFLLLALSVMSEALHSMIQVFLLVETDHWCSLPGWEEACREEGLNTTECENMMSALRPADDSDSLLIDESKCSQYNYTGFTLGSNISELENTRHSCENGWVFDDSQYKTTVTQEFELVCESARLVSVAMSTAFFGVMISAPFLGNLSDRYGRKKLIVACYSCYILLDFVAAFSPSYWTYVTLRFLASLTHAGVFMPAYIYASEVVGPTERSLATSIAGSFWALGYSITALYAYFIRYWRALLMSICAADVVILAAIILLVPESPRWLHSIGRFDESENINRKASKYAKEEIPDEVYKMLREERGEEEDVHTKENKASVKDLFRKKVIFFRTFVITSLGFVVNLVYYGVSLGAIALSSDDYITVALSAAVEIPACLFSRYFIDRWGRRPVMGFFLSMSGIACIAIAFTSNWLVFTFGLIGKFSISSCYNIHFIFSAEILPTPIRNVGIGVSTMIGSLGSVLAPQLMFIGTGFTQLPYFIFAGVSGIGALLIVTLPETKGTHLPQTIHEGETLGVIIKTQDVSKTDAVTSECHDAPFDVLEMT; from the exons atgcaTTACGATGAGTTGTTTAAATACCTGGGAAGATACAACCGATACTTATGGATGTCATTTCTACTCTTAGCTCTTTCTGTTATGTCAGAAGCGTTACATTCTATGATACAAGTGTTCTTACTGGTTGAAACAGATCACTGGTGTAGTCTGCCAGGGTGGGAAGAGGCATGCAGAGAAGAAGGATTGAATACGACAGAATGCGAGAACATGATGAGTGCGTTGCGCCCTGCAGACGATTCTGATAGTTTACTTATTGATGAAAGTAAATGTTCACAATATAACTACACTGGCTTTACGCTAGGGTCGAACATCAGTGAGCTTGAGAATACAAGACATTCTTGTGAAAATGGATGGGTGTTTGACGATTCGCAATATAAGACAACGGTAACGCAAGAA TTCGAACTGGTGTGTGAATCAGCACGACTGGTTTCTGTTGCCATGTCAACTGCATTTTTTGGTGTTATGATATCGGCACCTTTTCTTGGAAATCTAAGTGACAG ATAtggaagaaaaaaattaatagttGCGTGTTATTCGTGCTACATTCTTCTTGATTTTGTGGCAGCTTTCTCGCCATCTTATTGGACGTACGTAACACTGCGTTTTCTAGCCTCCTTGACTCACGCAGGAGTGTTTATGCCAGCCTACATATATG CGTCCGAAGTGGTTGGTCCAACCGAACGATCATTGGCTACGTCGATCGCTGGGTCTTTCTGGGCTTTGGGCTACAGCATAACAGCACTGTATGCTTACTTTATTCGATATTGGCGAGCACTGTTAATGAGTATTTGTGCTGCTGATGTCGTTATACTTGCGGCAATTATACT GTTAGTACCAGAATCACCTCGATGGTTGCATTCTATCGGTCGATTTGATGAATCAGAAAATATTAACAGAAAAGCCTCTAAATATGCGAAAGAGGAGATACCGGATGAAGTTTACAAAATGCTACGAGAAGAAAGG GGTGAGGAAGAGGATGTCCATACTAAAGAAAACAAGGCATCAGTTAAAGACCTGTTTCGGAAAAAAGTCATATTCTTTAGAACTTTTGTTATTACATCTCTTGG ATTCGTGGTAAACCTCGTGTACTACGGAGTATCACTCGGTGCAATTGCCTTGAGTTCAGACGACTACATAACCGTTGCTTTATCGGCTGCAGTAGAAATTCCCGCGTGTCTTTTCAGCAGATACTTTATAGACCGATGGGGGCGTCGTCCAGTGATGGGTTTCTTTTTGTCAATGTCAGGAATTGCATGTATTGCAATCGCATTCACAA GTAACTGGTTAGTGTTCACGTTTGGGCTGATTGGCAAGTTCAGCATTTCATCGtgttataatattcattttatattttcagCGGAAATCTTACCCACACCTATTAg AAATGTTGGAATTGGAGTTTCAACCATGATAGGTAGCCTCGGATCAGTGCTAGCCCCTCAACTAATGTTCATTGGTACGGGTTTCACGCAGCTcccttattttatttttgccgGCGTGTCTGGTATCGGTGCTCTTTTAATAGTGACTCTTCCAGAAACCAAAGGTACACATTTACCACAGACTATTCATGAAGGTGAAACACTAGG AGTAATCATCAAAACACAAGATGTCAGCAAAACTGATGCTGTGACGTCAGAGTGCCATGATGCACCATTCGATGTGTTAGAGATGACGTAA